A window from Rhinolophus sinicus isolate RSC01 linkage group LG01, ASM3656204v1, whole genome shotgun sequence encodes these proteins:
- the GPR55 gene encoding G-protein coupled receptor 55: MSQPNTSEDCSFQDVDKLMKTVQLVVHVPTFLLGLLLNLLAIRGFHAFLKKKWSEYSATSIYMINLAIFDLLLVLSLPFKTVLSHGRNPFPSLCTLAECLYFISMYGSVFMICFISLDRFLAIQYPFLVKHCRSPRKIFGICCTIWVLVWAGSIPIYNFHGKEGKSTCFHNMSDGTWSAKVILPLQVFGFLLPLSVMGFCSCRSIFILVSRRNHTQNWVQERACIWTIASNLAVFVASFLPVHLGFFLQFLVRNGFIEDCRAKQNISLFLQLSMCFSNINCCLDVFCYYFVIKEFRMGLMASQRSRGSLVPQDTIVDHQGLREESPDQKKETPIPNSSSRCPVSGF, encoded by the coding sequence ATGAGCCAGCCAAACACAAGTGAGGACTGCTCCTTCCAAGATGTGGACAAGCTGATGAAAACCGTGCAGCTGGTGGTCCATGTCCCCACCTTCCTCCTGGGCCTCCTCCTCAACCTCCTGGCCATTCGAGGCTTCCACGCCTTCCTGAAGAAGAAGTGGTCGGAGTATTCTGCCACCTCCATCTACATGATCAACCTGGCCATCTTTGACCTGCTGCTGGTGCTTTCCCTCCCATTCAAGACAGTCCTGAGCCATGGGCGGAACCCCTTCCCATCCCTCTGTACCTTGGCCGAGTGCCTCTACTTCATCAGCATGTACGGCAGCGTCTTCATGATCTGCTTCATCAGCCTGGACAGATTCTTGGCCATTCAGTACCCGTTCCTGGTCAAGCACTGCCGGTCCCCCAGGAAGATCTTTGGAATCTGCTGCACCATCTGGGTGCTGGTGTGGGCCGGCAGTATCCCCATCTACAACTTCCATGGGAAAGAGGGCAAGTCCACGTGCTTCCACAATATGTCCGACGGCACCTGGAGTGCCAAGGTCATCTTGCCTCTCCAGGTGTTTGGCTTCCTTCTTCCCTTGAGTGTCATGGGTTTCTGCTCCTGCAGGAGCATTTTCATTCTGGTCAGCCGTCGAAACCACACCCAGAACTGGGTCCAGGAGAGGGCATGCATCTGGACCATCGCCTCCAATCTGGCTGTCTTTGTGGCCTCTTTTCTTCCAGTCCACCTGGGTTTCTTCTTGCAGTTCTTGGTGAGGAACGGCTTTATTGAGGACTGCAGAGCTAAGCAGAACATCAGCTTGTTCTTGCAGCTGTCGATGTGTTTCTCCAACATCAACTGCTGcctggatgttttctgctactaCTTTGTCATCAAAGAATTCCGCATGGGCCTCATGGCCTCCCAGCGTTCCAGAGGCTCCCTGGTTCCCCAGGATACCATAGTTGACCACCAGGGCCTCAGGGAAGAAAGCCCTGATCAGAAGAAGGAAACCCCAATCCCGAATTCCAGTAGCAGATGTCCTGTGTCAGGATTTTGA